In Sphingobacterium zeae, one genomic interval encodes:
- a CDS encoding SLC5 family protein, whose amino-acid sequence MKLDWIDVIIFAVYIIGIVVLGLYASKKNSASKRDYFLAGDKLPWWMIGGSIIAANISSHHLVGAMGAAYSRGFVAITLEWGAILIGFNALLWIFLPFYIRNGFYTIPEYLEKRYGNATRVLYAILILFTYVFVEIGAVLYLGGLSLHALFGIPILYSIFGMAILTGLYTVLGGLKAVIWTEMVQLVILVLGGIVLTFATIDAAGGFQSVIDSSKDWKMFYPASDPDFPWTMYLGGLLCISVFYCATNQFIVQRVLAAKNEWHGRMGVIFGDYLKFLVPLIITIPALVAPKFLPHLDQPDLLFATLVETLLPKGLVGLVMAGLISAIMSHISGAINSCTTILTVDIYSQYINKNASDYEAVRFGKRAGVAIIVLGIMSAVVLISYSDKPVFLYLMNLYGLFTPGIATMFLMGVFWKRTTSQGALTAGLLTIPLSLLLEYTLPEMPFFNRTGIVFWTCMLVCAVVSLLTPAVAEARLKNLVLTGDSFQVPDQDKAAYRGFRNPTLWWIIITVLVLYFYVRYF is encoded by the coding sequence ATGAAACTCGATTGGATTGACGTCATTATTTTTGCCGTGTATATTATTGGTATAGTGGTATTGGGCTTATACGCTTCGAAAAAAAACTCCGCCTCGAAGCGGGACTATTTTCTTGCGGGCGATAAGCTGCCCTGGTGGATGATCGGGGGTAGTATCATCGCAGCAAATATCAGCAGTCATCATCTCGTTGGCGCTATGGGCGCCGCTTATAGTCGTGGTTTTGTAGCCATTACCCTGGAGTGGGGCGCGATTCTAATCGGTTTTAATGCATTATTGTGGATATTTCTTCCCTTTTATATCCGCAACGGTTTCTATACGATACCTGAATACCTCGAAAAGAGATATGGCAACGCTACCCGTGTACTTTATGCAATTTTGATCTTGTTTACTTATGTGTTTGTGGAGATTGGGGCAGTTCTTTATTTGGGCGGTCTGTCGCTGCACGCGTTATTCGGCATTCCTATTTTATACAGCATTTTTGGAATGGCAATTCTGACCGGTTTATATACCGTATTAGGTGGGCTAAAAGCGGTGATATGGACAGAGATGGTGCAGCTTGTCATTTTGGTGTTGGGGGGAATTGTACTAACTTTTGCCACCATTGATGCAGCAGGGGGATTTCAGTCGGTCATAGACTCATCGAAAGATTGGAAAATGTTTTATCCTGCTTCTGATCCTGATTTTCCCTGGACCATGTACTTAGGCGGATTGTTGTGTATCAGTGTGTTTTATTGTGCGACAAACCAGTTTATTGTGCAGCGCGTATTAGCGGCAAAAAATGAATGGCATGGGCGTATGGGAGTTATCTTTGGTGACTATCTTAAATTTTTGGTCCCATTGATTATTACTATTCCGGCATTGGTGGCTCCAAAATTCCTACCTCATCTCGATCAGCCCGATTTGCTGTTTGCAACACTCGTGGAAACCTTACTGCCCAAAGGTCTGGTAGGGTTGGTGATGGCCGGATTAATTTCGGCGATCATGTCCCACATTTCAGGAGCGATCAATTCCTGTACAACAATTCTGACCGTGGATATCTATAGCCAGTATATTAATAAAAATGCAAGCGACTACGAAGCGGTCCGTTTTGGTAAGCGCGCCGGCGTTGCTATTATCGTACTCGGGATCATGAGTGCGGTTGTACTGATCAGTTATTCGGATAAGCCGGTTTTCCTTTATTTGATGAATCTGTATGGTCTTTTCACGCCAGGCATCGCAACAATGTTTTTAATGGGGGTATTTTGGAAAAGAACCACATCGCAGGGTGCTTTAACAGCAGGTTTACTGACAATTCCCCTTTCTTTACTTTTGGAATACACCTTACCTGAAATGCCGTTTTTTAATAGAACAGGCATTGTATTCTGGACTTGTATGCTTGTTTGTGCTGTGGTCAGTTTGTTGACACCAGCGGTCGCCGAAGCAAGATTAAAAAATCTGGTGTTGACGGGCGATTCTTTTCAGGTACCGGATCAGGATAAAGCCGCTTACCGTGGTTTTCGAAATCCGACCTTATGGTGGATTATTATAACGGTGTTGGTGCTTTATTTTTATGTACGTTATTTTTAG
- a CDS encoding SDR family NAD(P)-dependent oxidoreductase, with the protein MEEYKNKVVLISGGLGDIGRAMAEAFLTQQAIVCISDRFEPQVASERWPLLDAPGARLFYDQVDVADAGQVDAWVTRIRQELGAISICIANAACVTIKDFSTLSNAEWKNEMAVNLDGSFFLANACAKSFVENEIAGSIVFMGSWAAHAVHQNLPAYSVSKAGLRMLCQAMALEYAAYGIRVNEIAPGYVNAGLSKVVWSSNAELQMKAKAVVPLGQIIEAEEVAKQVLWICSDNCKHMTGTAIVMDGGLSLIRP; encoded by the coding sequence ATGGAGGAATATAAGAATAAGGTCGTCTTGATCAGTGGGGGACTTGGCGATATCGGAAGGGCTATGGCTGAAGCATTTTTGACCCAGCAGGCCATTGTATGCATCTCGGATCGGTTTGAACCACAGGTGGCTAGCGAGCGATGGCCCTTGTTGGATGCCCCTGGAGCGCGTCTATTTTATGATCAGGTCGATGTAGCGGATGCCGGGCAGGTGGACGCCTGGGTGACACGGATAAGACAGGAGCTGGGGGCAATTTCCATCTGTATCGCGAATGCAGCATGCGTTACGATTAAAGATTTCAGCACGTTAAGCAATGCGGAATGGAAGAATGAAATGGCCGTTAATCTCGACGGTTCATTCTTCTTGGCGAATGCCTGTGCAAAGTCATTTGTGGAGAATGAGATCGCAGGTTCGATCGTTTTTATGGGCAGCTGGGCGGCACACGCCGTACATCAAAATTTACCGGCATATAGTGTCTCTAAGGCTGGCCTGCGTATGCTTTGCCAGGCCATGGCTCTTGAATATGCAGCATACGGAATTCGTGTCAACGAGATTGCACCAGGCTATGTCAATGCGGGCTTGAGCAAAGTGGTCTGGTCATCAAATGCCGAACTTCAAATGAAAGCAAAGGCTGTGGTGCCACTTGGTCAGATTATAGAAGCTGAAGAGGTTGCAAAACAGGTACTTTGGATCTGTTCGGACAATTGTAAACATATGACTGGTACCGCAATTGTGATGGATGGTGGACTGTCCTTGATTAGACCCTAA
- a CDS encoding GntR family transcriptional regulator, giving the protein MKEDSLAYKVYLEVRKKILSSQLAGGARLVESAWADKLTVSRVAVREAFMRLAGESLVEFGEKGGCFVKKMTVEDVKDIRELRELLEIGALKILFSKKSKELIEDLELICNDFSEMVSKGYYGGACEADVRFHERIIEGTCNSRLISIYKNSNIPLFHMKLGAIMGQMEDYLDTEKEHRAIVDALKADDWNKAYTTLVHHLDRGEQEALELV; this is encoded by the coding sequence ATGAAAGAGGATTCGCTTGCCTATAAAGTTTATTTAGAAGTACGTAAGAAAATTTTGTCCAGTCAGCTTGCTGGAGGGGCAAGATTGGTGGAGAGTGCTTGGGCGGATAAGTTGACGGTGAGTCGAGTGGCTGTTCGTGAGGCTTTTATGCGGTTAGCAGGCGAGAGTCTGGTAGAGTTTGGTGAAAAAGGCGGCTGCTTTGTGAAAAAAATGACAGTCGAAGATGTGAAGGATATTCGTGAGCTGCGTGAGTTGTTGGAAATAGGTGCATTAAAGATTCTGTTTTCAAAGAAAAGTAAAGAGCTTATCGAAGATTTGGAACTGATCTGTAACGATTTTTCTGAGATGGTCAGCAAGGGATATTATGGTGGTGCTTGCGAGGCGGATGTTCGTTTTCATGAGCGGATTATTGAGGGAACTTGCAATTCAAGGTTGATTTCTATTTACAAGAACAGTAACATTCCCTTATTTCATATGAAGCTCGGGGCTATTATGGGGCAGATGGAAGATTACCTGGATACGGAGAAGGAGCATCGCGCTATTGTTGATGCGTTGAAAGCGGATGACTGGAATAAAGCTTATACCACTTTGGTCCATCATTTGGATCGGGGCGAGCAAGAAGCCTTGGAATTGGTTTAA
- a CDS encoding Gfo/Idh/MocA family protein, translated as MNRKKFLMSSFAFGLSYAVNANNKLSSRQEKVKKIGIIGLDITHAAAFTRAINTAASNHPYGKFRVTAAYPYGSKTIPLSIERIPKITAEVQQLGVSIVSSIAELLKKVDYVLLETNDGNLHLEQALQVIKAKKPLFIDKPIANSYADAFKIFEAARKYGCPIFSSSSLRYITGLQELDRTKVIGADVYCPAVTEPSHKDLYWYGIHGVEMLFALMGSGCLSVKTVQEQGTSFYVGNWADGRIASLRGIREGKDDFGGTVFLKDQIVHLGQFMGYGPLLDKILPFFETGVSPVDEKETLAICAFIDAAEESKLNGGKTVLLQK; from the coding sequence ATGAATAGAAAGAAATTCTTGATGTCCTCTTTTGCATTTGGACTATCCTATGCCGTTAATGCGAATAACAAGCTGTCCTCGAGGCAAGAGAAGGTGAAAAAAATAGGGATCATTGGACTGGATATTACGCACGCTGCTGCTTTTACAAGAGCGATTAATACGGCTGCCAGCAATCATCCCTATGGAAAATTCAGGGTTACTGCGGCTTACCCCTATGGAAGCAAAACGATCCCTTTAAGTATCGAGCGTATTCCGAAAATTACAGCGGAAGTGCAACAGCTCGGGGTTTCGATCGTATCAAGTATTGCCGAACTATTGAAGAAAGTAGATTATGTACTTTTGGAGACAAATGATGGAAATCTCCATTTGGAACAGGCACTTCAAGTGATTAAAGCAAAGAAACCTTTATTTATTGACAAACCAATAGCGAATTCCTATGCGGACGCTTTCAAAATTTTTGAAGCTGCAAGAAAGTATGGTTGCCCTATTTTTTCGTCAAGCTCCTTGCGTTATATTACCGGTCTTCAGGAATTGGATAGGACTAAGGTTATCGGAGCAGATGTCTATTGTCCGGCAGTAACGGAACCTTCACATAAGGATTTATATTGGTACGGCATTCATGGCGTTGAAATGTTATTTGCGTTGATGGGATCGGGGTGTCTTTCGGTAAAGACTGTTCAGGAACAGGGTACCTCGTTTTATGTTGGGAACTGGGCGGATGGAAGAATTGCCTCACTTCGGGGCATTCGTGAGGGGAAGGATGATTTTGGTGGAACGGTTTTTTTGAAAGATCAGATTGTCCATTTGGGGCAATTTATGGGATACGGTCCCTTGTTGGATAAGATCCTTCCATTTTTCGAAACGGGTGTAAGTCCGGTTGACGAAAAGGAAACCCTCGCAATATGCGCTTTTATAGACGCCGCCGAAGAAAGTAAATTAAACGGCGGCAAGACGGTTCTGCTTCAAAAATAA
- a CDS encoding SMP-30/gluconolactonase/LRE family protein: MNILIEGLLFPEGPAFDREGGIWLVEKEAGNLIYYKDNQYSRIAVNGHPNGIAIDKKGVIWFCDAQQNSIRCYDPFDKTCTTIVTEIAGKPLKMPNDLCFDTEGNLLFSCPGNDLEDGTGYICCLHKHGALTKIHTGLFYPNGLAFAADNCTLFVAETGTKWIWKMHWNSLTQQVENIEKFIETGGLIGPDGIAFDQDNQLYAAIYGSQHILSIDTKNKTTEKIPTPGKNPTNCALDPKGIQGLMITEAEKGQLLQWDSTKKGLL; the protein is encoded by the coding sequence ATGAATATTCTCATTGAAGGACTTCTTTTTCCAGAAGGCCCCGCTTTCGACCGGGAGGGTGGTATATGGCTTGTGGAGAAAGAAGCAGGAAACTTGATCTATTACAAAGACAATCAGTATAGCAGAATAGCTGTGAATGGACATCCCAACGGCATTGCAATCGATAAGAAAGGAGTGATTTGGTTTTGCGACGCACAACAAAACAGCATCCGTTGCTATGATCCCTTCGACAAAACCTGTACGACAATAGTCACGGAAATCGCAGGAAAGCCATTAAAAATGCCCAACGACTTATGTTTTGATACCGAAGGAAACCTATTATTCTCCTGCCCGGGAAATGACCTGGAAGATGGTACAGGCTACATCTGCTGTCTACATAAACATGGTGCGCTTACGAAGATCCACACAGGCCTTTTTTACCCAAACGGATTAGCCTTTGCAGCAGACAACTGCACACTTTTTGTCGCTGAAACGGGTACAAAATGGATCTGGAAAATGCACTGGAACAGCTTGACACAACAGGTGGAGAACATCGAAAAATTCATCGAAACAGGTGGTCTTATTGGCCCAGATGGAATTGCCTTCGATCAGGATAACCAGCTTTATGCCGCTATCTATGGATCGCAACATATCCTATCCATTGATACCAAAAACAAGACGACCGAGAAAATACCTACGCCGGGAAAGAATCCGACAAATTGTGCTTTAGACCCAAAAGGCATTCAGGGACTTATGATTACAGAAGCTGAAAAAGGGCAATTGTTGCAGTGGGACAGCACAAAAAAGGGTCTATTGTAA
- a CDS encoding M20 metallopeptidase family protein: MIDPILKELNAKIATVFPKIVAMRRHIHQHPELSFQEYETSAYIQQQLRELGIPFELVAQTGVVAVLTGQKSASDDIVVLRADIDALPIHEQNDVDYKSRNSGVMHACGHDFHTANLLGAASILNDYKTEFSGKIILLFQPAEEKIPGGAIQVLESGMLESFGGTIKAVLGLHVSPRVSVGKVGLRSGRFMASSDEFYFTIKGRGGHAAEPHRAVDPIMIGAQLLTTLQQVVSRKANPDVPSVLTFGRFIGDGAANVIPEEVKLAGTFRTMDEVWRKEALEMVAEIAATLPVSLGAKVEVEVRHGYPALYNDPALTQKVKTIIAETMGNSVPQDLEIWMAAEDFAYYSYRYPALFMLIGTNNDDSTTQYGLHNPQFNLDEKAFETSMAVLVNAAISLLNESNE, from the coding sequence ATGATCGACCCAATATTGAAAGAATTAAATGCCAAGATAGCGACTGTTTTTCCAAAAATCGTTGCAATGCGCCGACATATCCATCAGCATCCTGAATTGTCTTTTCAAGAATACGAGACAAGTGCCTATATTCAGCAACAACTTCGCGAACTGGGTATACCATTCGAGCTTGTCGCTCAGACAGGTGTTGTGGCTGTACTGACCGGACAAAAATCGGCGAGCGATGATATTGTGGTATTACGGGCTGATATTGATGCTTTGCCGATACATGAGCAAAATGATGTGGACTATAAATCGAGGAATAGCGGTGTCATGCATGCTTGTGGCCATGATTTTCATACGGCTAATCTCTTGGGGGCGGCGTCCATATTAAATGATTATAAAACGGAGTTTTCTGGTAAAATTATACTACTATTTCAGCCTGCTGAGGAAAAGATTCCGGGCGGAGCGATTCAGGTTTTGGAATCCGGTATGCTGGAATCTTTTGGTGGAACGATTAAAGCTGTGCTGGGGTTACATGTAAGTCCCCGTGTTTCTGTAGGAAAAGTCGGTTTACGTTCGGGACGATTTATGGCCTCGAGCGACGAGTTCTATTTCACCATTAAGGGACGTGGTGGCCACGCTGCAGAGCCACATCGGGCTGTTGATCCCATTATGATCGGCGCGCAGTTACTCACCACCTTACAGCAAGTTGTCAGCCGGAAAGCCAACCCCGATGTGCCGTCTGTATTGACCTTTGGTCGTTTCATTGGGGATGGTGCTGCCAATGTTATTCCCGAGGAAGTCAAATTAGCCGGAACATTTCGTACCATGGATGAGGTATGGCGCAAGGAGGCGCTGGAAATGGTTGCTGAAATAGCGGCAACGCTTCCCGTATCGCTGGGTGCAAAGGTGGAAGTTGAAGTACGGCATGGTTACCCCGCACTTTATAACGATCCCGCATTAACGCAAAAAGTCAAAACAATTATTGCGGAAACGATGGGGAATAGTGTGCCACAAGATCTCGAAATCTGGATGGCGGCCGAGGATTTTGCTTATTATTCTTATCGTTATCCGGCGTTGTTCATGTTGATTGGGACAAATAACGACGATTCCACCACGCAATATGGCCTTCATAATCCACAGTTCAATCTGGATGAAAAGGCTTTCGAAACATCCATGGCTGTTTTGGTCAATGCAGCTATTTCTCTTTTGAATGAATCAAATGAATAG
- a CDS encoding aspartate aminotransferase family protein: MQENEKSAAILRENARWIPGGVVSLNRKSDPNICFVKGNGSLVEDIDGNSYIDYQAGFAASFLGHNDPDVNAAVLQTLQEQQVLMGAGPTLLEGEFAELFCQSVPSVESVQITTTGSEATYHAIRIARAVTGRDHVIVMQGGYNGWHNDVACNVISQRADVGSYQSPGEYPFDSLSAGVPKNHSDLVHIVNYNDLESVLYVVQKYDVACILLEPILQNIGIVKPKEGYLEGLRNMADAHGFLLIFDEVKTGFRHALGGYQSICGIQPDLSTFGKAVANGYPLGVIAGKKKYMDYFVDPDKSKRVMIAGTFNAFPLTTAAAIATLKKLGSAEHRVYEHVEALGARLEQGYKEIFPKLGVPFYVARQGSAFCTYFMDHAPVNFHDILDNHNFELDTQYRKKLIKEGIFNFPAPIKQGSISFAHTEDDIDRTLEATERVIKSL, encoded by the coding sequence ATGCAAGAAAATGAAAAATCAGCCGCGATACTGCGGGAGAATGCAAGATGGATACCGGGTGGAGTGGTGTCCTTAAATCGGAAGTCAGATCCGAATATCTGCTTCGTCAAAGGGAATGGTAGTTTGGTCGAAGATATTGACGGGAACAGCTACATAGATTATCAGGCTGGATTTGCAGCATCCTTTCTGGGGCATAATGATCCTGACGTGAACGCTGCAGTGTTACAGACCTTGCAGGAACAGCAGGTATTGATGGGGGCTGGGCCAACCTTACTCGAAGGAGAGTTTGCGGAGCTTTTTTGTCAGTCTGTTCCTTCGGTGGAGAGTGTTCAGATTACAACGACAGGATCGGAAGCGACTTACCATGCCATCCGTATTGCTCGTGCGGTAACAGGCCGTGATCATGTGATTGTTATGCAGGGGGGCTACAATGGCTGGCATAACGATGTGGCCTGCAATGTGATCAGTCAACGTGCAGATGTGGGTTCATATCAAAGTCCGGGGGAATATCCATTCGATTCATTGAGTGCTGGCGTTCCCAAAAATCACAGCGATTTAGTACACATTGTCAACTACAACGATTTGGAAAGTGTGCTGTATGTGGTTCAAAAATATGATGTTGCCTGTATTCTGTTGGAACCGATTCTTCAGAATATCGGGATTGTGAAGCCAAAGGAAGGTTATTTGGAAGGCTTACGCAACATGGCCGACGCGCATGGATTTCTGTTGATCTTTGATGAAGTGAAAACCGGATTCAGACATGCGCTGGGTGGCTATCAGTCCATCTGTGGTATTCAGCCCGATCTTTCAACCTTCGGAAAGGCGGTTGCAAACGGCTACCCATTGGGGGTTATTGCAGGGAAGAAAAAATATATGGATTACTTTGTGGATCCTGATAAGTCGAAGCGCGTTATGATTGCCGGTACCTTTAATGCTTTTCCGCTAACGACGGCGGCGGCGATTGCGACTTTGAAAAAATTAGGAAGCGCTGAGCACCGCGTTTATGAGCACGTAGAGGCGCTTGGTGCGCGTTTGGAGCAAGGATATAAGGAAATATTTCCTAAATTAGGCGTACCGTTTTATGTCGCACGCCAAGGATCTGCCTTCTGTACATATTTTATGGACCATGCGCCAGTCAATTTTCATGATATTTTGGATAACCACAATTTTGAGCTGGATACCCAATATCGAAAAAAGCTCATAAAAGAGGGGATTTTCAATTTCCCGGCACCAATTAAACAAGGAAGTATCTCCTTTGCGCATACGGAGGATGATATCGACAGAACGTTGGAGGCAACTGAACGCGTAATAAAAAGTTTGTAA
- the dgoD gene encoding galactonate dehydratase, which yields MKITAIETFVCHARMRNWIFVKIMTDQPGLWGWGEATLEWHTQSVVGAIKDISQLLIGEDPRRIEYLWQMMYRQHFWHGNGIVRGTAISGIDIALWDILGKIHNVPCHELWGGRVRDYIRLYCHLGGGRMEDFYETAPDDAKRFGDLALKAVDEGFTAFKSMAVPETMSLEGLRPVKYAEACVKAMRDAVGDDIDIMVDCHARPSPRMGMQFAKALEPYGLYFFEEPCWPETMEDIALIQRAVTTPIASGERLIGVHAFRDMLEKRAVSVIQPDITHCGGLTEARKIGALADAYRVSMAPHNPQGPVSTAASIELGFATPSYIICESVHKDVEWRQDVVTEGFTVQEKGRIVLPNKRAGLGIEINEEEVKKHPFQQEILQRTFYKDGSVGDW from the coding sequence ATGAAAATAACCGCTATTGAAACCTTTGTATGCCATGCGCGCATGCGAAATTGGATTTTTGTCAAAATTATGACCGACCAGCCCGGGCTTTGGGGATGGGGCGAAGCCACATTGGAATGGCATACGCAAAGTGTGGTCGGAGCTATCAAGGATATTTCTCAATTGTTGATCGGCGAAGATCCGCGTCGTATTGAATACCTATGGCAGATGATGTATAGACAACATTTCTGGCATGGAAACGGTATCGTTCGCGGTACGGCCATCAGTGGTATCGATATCGCCTTATGGGATATCTTAGGTAAAATTCACAATGTCCCTTGTCATGAGCTGTGGGGAGGTCGTGTACGTGACTATATCCGTTTGTATTGTCATTTAGGTGGAGGTCGCATGGAGGATTTTTATGAGACTGCTCCGGACGATGCCAAGCGATTTGGGGATCTGGCGCTAAAAGCTGTTGATGAGGGTTTTACTGCTTTTAAATCGATGGCTGTTCCAGAGACGATGTCGTTGGAAGGTCTTCGTCCCGTTAAATATGCTGAAGCTTGTGTGAAGGCCATGCGTGATGCTGTCGGCGACGATATTGATATTATGGTGGATTGCCACGCGCGGCCAAGCCCACGTATGGGGATGCAATTTGCGAAAGCCTTGGAGCCCTATGGCCTGTATTTCTTTGAAGAGCCATGCTGGCCAGAGACCATGGAAGATATTGCTTTGATTCAACGGGCGGTGACGACACCTATTGCTTCAGGCGAACGTTTGATCGGAGTGCATGCCTTTCGGGATATGCTCGAAAAGCGCGCCGTAAGTGTTATACAGCCTGATATTACACATTGTGGCGGTCTGACTGAAGCGCGTAAAATTGGAGCTTTGGCCGATGCTTACCGTGTATCTATGGCACCACATAATCCACAGGGCCCCGTGAGTACGGCTGCTTCCATTGAGCTGGGATTTGCAACACCATCTTATATTATTTGTGAAAGTGTGCATAAGGACGTCGAATGGCGTCAGGACGTCGTTACCGAAGGGTTTACGGTTCAAGAGAAAGGGCGGATTGTCCTTCCGAATAAGCGCGCCGGTTTGGGTATTGAAATCAATGAAGAAGAGGTAAAGAAACACCCTTTTCAACAGGAAATATTGCAGCGAACCTTTTATAAAGACGGTAGTGTAGGGGATTGGTAG